Proteins from a genomic interval of Geodermatophilus obscurus DSM 43160:
- a CDS encoding CsbD family protein, translated as MSAEDKIRNKVEELRGKGKAAVGRATDDPDLEAEGRAEETRGNVKQVGEKIKDVFK; from the coding sequence ATGAGCGCTGAGGACAAGATCAGGAACAAGGTCGAAGAACTGCGCGGCAAGGGCAAGGCAGCCGTCGGCCGCGCCACCGACGACCCCGACCTCGAGGCCGAAGGCAGGGCTGAAGAGACGAGAGGCAACGTCAAGCAGGTGGGCGAGAAGATCAAGGACGTCTTCAAGTGA
- a CDS encoding D-arabinono-1,4-lactone oxidase: MTVETNWAGNHTYRAERLHRPTTLEQVQEIVATAPRIRVLGSRHSFTGIADSAELLSLEAVHAAATSLAGIDVDLEAGTVSLGGGVRYGELAEVLRDAGAALHNLASLPHISVAGAVATATHGSGVVNGNLATAVAAMELVTSSGEIVRVSRGDADFDGMVVGLGALGAVTRLTLDIEPAFEVEQRVFEGLTWDAVHEHFDEITGCGYSVSLFTLLGDDVEMVWVKNRPDQGGAPEGDLFGAVPAAVDRNPVIGLDPTPCTPQLGRPGLWSDRLPHFRMGFTPSAGDEIQSEYLIPHGSTVAALQAVRSLAERIRPLLLACEIRTVAADRLWMSTAYDRASVALHFTWKPAPPAVEDVLVDLERALSQFAARPHWGKVFRTDAAGIAPLYERHADFLSLVERLDPRGAFRNAWLEHHLLTS, from the coding sequence GTGACCGTGGAGACGAACTGGGCCGGCAACCACACCTACCGGGCCGAGCGGCTGCACCGGCCGACGACCCTGGAGCAGGTGCAGGAGATCGTCGCCACCGCCCCACGCATCCGCGTCCTGGGCTCGCGGCACTCCTTCACCGGCATCGCCGACTCCGCGGAGCTCCTCTCGCTGGAGGCCGTGCATGCCGCGGCGACCTCACTCGCGGGGATCGACGTTGATCTCGAGGCCGGCACCGTCTCGCTCGGCGGAGGGGTGAGGTACGGCGAGCTGGCAGAGGTGCTGCGTGACGCGGGGGCCGCTCTGCACAACCTCGCCTCACTTCCCCACATCTCCGTAGCGGGCGCCGTGGCGACGGCCACCCACGGCTCAGGTGTGGTGAACGGCAACCTCGCGACGGCCGTCGCGGCGATGGAGCTCGTGACCTCCAGCGGCGAGATCGTCCGGGTGTCGAGAGGCGATGCCGACTTCGACGGGATGGTCGTCGGCCTGGGAGCCCTCGGTGCGGTCACCCGGCTCACGCTCGACATCGAGCCCGCGTTCGAAGTCGAGCAGCGGGTGTTCGAGGGACTGACCTGGGACGCCGTCCACGAGCACTTCGACGAGATCACCGGGTGCGGCTACAGCGTCAGCCTGTTCACCCTCCTGGGCGACGACGTGGAGATGGTCTGGGTCAAGAACCGCCCCGACCAAGGCGGCGCCCCCGAGGGCGACCTCTTCGGCGCCGTCCCGGCCGCCGTCGACCGGAACCCGGTCATCGGCCTGGACCCGACCCCGTGTACCCCGCAGCTGGGCAGGCCCGGGCTGTGGTCGGACCGCCTACCGCACTTCCGGATGGGCTTCACCCCGAGCGCGGGCGACGAGATCCAGTCGGAGTACCTGATCCCGCACGGCTCCACCGTGGCCGCGCTCCAGGCGGTGCGTTCCCTCGCCGAGCGCATCCGGCCGCTCCTGCTGGCGTGCGAGATCCGCACGGTCGCCGCGGACCGGTTGTGGATGAGCACCGCCTACGACCGGGCCAGCGTCGCCCTCCACTTCACCTGGAAGCCCGCTCCGCCCGCCGTGGAGGACGTGCTCGTCGACCTCGAGCGCGCCCTGTCGCAGTTCGCGGCGCGCCCGCACTGGGGAAAGGTCTTCCGGACCGACGCCGCCGGGATCGCCCCGCTGTACGAGCGGCATGCCGACTTCCTCAGCTTGGTCGAGCGGCTCGACCCGCGCGGCGCGTTCCGTAACGCATGGTTGGAACACCACCTCCTGACGAGCTGA
- a CDS encoding RpiB/LacA/LacB family sugar-phosphate isomerase translates to MRIAVASDHAGWSLKEEIKKILAGHDVSDFGTGDSTACDLPDFVHPAALAVGKAEVDRGIFVDGVGYGSALIANKVHGVYAAVCQDPFCATLARSHSDTDVLCLGAKIIGSALALETVRAWLTTDFLADNPKYVARVGKIREIAEMHIRRDL, encoded by the coding sequence ATGAGGATCGCGGTGGCAAGTGACCACGCGGGCTGGTCTTTGAAGGAAGAGATCAAGAAGATCCTCGCCGGGCATGACGTCAGCGACTTCGGCACCGGAGACAGCACGGCGTGCGATCTCCCGGACTTCGTCCATCCCGCGGCGCTGGCTGTCGGGAAGGCCGAAGTCGACCGAGGCATCTTCGTCGACGGGGTCGGCTACGGCAGCGCGCTGATCGCGAACAAGGTCCACGGCGTGTATGCGGCGGTGTGCCAGGATCCGTTCTGCGCAACGCTCGCCCGCTCGCACTCCGACACGGACGTCCTGTGCCTGGGCGCGAAGATCATCGGATCGGCGCTCGCTCTCGAGACGGTGCGAGCGTGGCTGACGACCGATTTCCTCGCCGACAACCCCAAGTACGTCGCTCGCGTGGGCAAGATCCGAGAGATCGCCGAGATGCACATCCGGCGAGATCTGTGA
- a CDS encoding DUF2252 family protein: MESQAFQAGHAGSIPVTRSRHNRRSTRLSAILEKVWRTFRDMKGAITLVGIDARALTSYAGICGYLLAKGHARTSGASMIAGYLGGGSRVREALCRFARAYADQTERDHADLVRAVQRGVLPAETGV, encoded by the coding sequence CTGGAGTCCCAAGCCTTCCAAGCTGGCCATGCCGGTTCGATCCCGGTCACCCGCTCCAGGCATAACCGCAGGTCAACCCGCCTGTCAGCTATTCTGGAGAAGGTCTGGAGGACGTTCCGGGACATGAAGGGCGCGATCACCCTCGTGGGCATCGACGCCCGCGCCCTCACCTCGTACGCGGGTATCTGCGGGTACCTGCTGGCCAAGGGACACGCCCGCACCAGTGGGGCGTCGATGATCGCGGGCTACCTCGGGGGCGGCTCGAGAGTCCGCGAGGCCCTCTGCCGGTTCGCCCGCGCCTACGCCGATCAGACCGAGCGCGACCACGCCGACCTGGTGCGGGCCGTCCAGCGGGGCGTCCTGCCGGCCGAGACCGGCGTCTGA
- a CDS encoding type II toxin-antitoxin system PemK/MazF family toxin, which yields MTTLPARGEVWWCEMAEIGRRPVVVLSRDAVIPRHRRALVAPCTTTIRGLVSEVGLEPGEDPVPRRCVVNMDSVESVSVAVLVERLGRLADTRMRQICGALAVAVDCAD from the coding sequence GTGACCACGCTGCCCGCGCGCGGTGAGGTCTGGTGGTGCGAGATGGCCGAGATCGGGCGCCGCCCGGTCGTCGTCCTCTCCCGCGACGCAGTGATCCCCCGACACCGGCGCGCACTCGTCGCACCGTGCACCACCACGATCCGCGGCCTCGTCAGCGAAGTCGGGCTCGAGCCCGGCGAGGACCCGGTACCCCGCCGCTGCGTGGTCAACATGGACTCGGTCGAGAGCGTCTCCGTCGCGGTCCTCGTCGAGCGGCTCGGACGGTTGGCCGACACGCGCATGCGGCAGATCTGCGGAGCCCTCGCCGTCGCGGTCGACTGCGCGGACTGA
- a CDS encoding type II toxin-antitoxin system VapB family antitoxin produces the protein MSRTRLSTTVDDALLQAARRVRSGNTDAAMIDEALRALVARHRSAEVEASYTAYDEHPLDEPDEWGDLASFREAAGRS, from the coding sequence ATGAGTAGAACACGGCTGAGCACCACCGTCGACGACGCTCTCCTCCAGGCCGCTCGACGTGTGCGATCCGGGAACACCGACGCCGCCATGATCGATGAGGCGCTGCGCGCGCTGGTCGCGCGCCACCGGTCGGCCGAAGTCGAGGCGAGCTACACCGCCTACGACGAACACCCCCTCGACGAACCAGACGAGTGGGGTGACCTGGCGTCGTTCCGCGAAGCCGCCGGACGGTCGTGA
- a CDS encoding class I SAM-dependent methyltransferase, whose amino-acid sequence MYLPGAFVLALGALRAEPRITEAFRTGDGYGWDRHDADVFDGCELFFRPGYLANLVPSWIPALNDVQDKLAAGARVADVGTGLGASAVLLAQAFPAATISGSDYHHGSIELARKRAAEAGVANRVSFEVASAQTFSGAGYDLVTTFDCLHDMGDPLSAARHIRQALAPDGTWLIVEPAAGDTVEANLNPVGRIYYSASAFLCVPNALSQPGGYALGAQAGEGPIRQIAADAGFTQFRRVTETPFNNVYEARP is encoded by the coding sequence GTGTACCTCCCCGGCGCCTTCGTCCTGGCCCTCGGCGCGCTCCGGGCCGAGCCACGGATCACCGAGGCCTTCCGCACCGGCGACGGCTATGGATGGGACCGACACGACGCCGACGTCTTCGACGGCTGCGAACTGTTCTTCCGCCCCGGCTACCTGGCCAACCTGGTGCCCAGCTGGATCCCGGCCCTCAACGACGTCCAGGACAAGCTCGCCGCCGGCGCGCGCGTCGCCGACGTCGGCACCGGCCTGGGCGCCTCCGCCGTCCTGCTCGCCCAAGCCTTCCCCGCCGCCACCATCTCCGGCTCCGACTACCACCACGGCTCCATCGAGCTGGCCCGCAAGCGGGCGGCCGAGGCCGGCGTGGCCAACCGCGTCAGCTTCGAGGTCGCCTCCGCGCAGACGTTTTCCGGCGCCGGATACGACCTGGTCACCACCTTCGACTGCCTCCACGACATGGGCGACCCCCTCAGCGCCGCCCGGCACATCCGCCAGGCCCTGGCGCCCGACGGCACCTGGCTGATCGTGGAGCCAGCGGCAGGCGACACCGTCGAGGCCAACCTCAACCCGGTAGGCCGGATCTACTACTCGGCTTCTGCGTTCCTCTGCGTGCCCAACGCCCTGTCCCAGCCCGGCGGCTACGCCCTCGGCGCACAGGCCGGCGAAGGCCCCATCCGTCAGATCGCCGCCGATGCCGGCTTCACCCAGTTCCGCCGGGTCACCGAGACCCCCTTCAACAACGTCTACGAAGCACGGCCCTGA
- a CDS encoding BTAD domain-containing putative transcriptional regulator produces the protein MQFRILGPLEVAGDDGVPVAVGGPKPRALLAELLLHPGGVVPTERLVDAVWGAKPPPNAGVALRAYVSRLRAALPAAEDGPRLRYRAPGYRLVLTDDELDASAFTRLVAEARECATAGDHGRALSLLDSALGLWRGDVLAEFDPPALGAEADVARLTELRLLAVEERAETMLHLGRTPEVIPELEPLVRRHPVRERLSVLLMRALYLSGRQSEALEVFRRLRRVLVDELGVEPSEPTREVHRQLLAHDPVLIPPAAVRPTNLPRRGTGFVGRTEELAQVTAALRSAPLVTLTGAGGVGKTRLALEVAEAERARFANGVWLCELAPLPDEGPVSHAVAAALRVQQRHGLTIEQTVIEYLRPRQLLLVLDNCEHVLDAAARLVQQVVAQCPAVGVLATSREALGVDGEQAWPVPPLSEHDAAALFVQRARATSPGFHPDGAIDGSVADICRRLDGLPLAIELVAAQMRVMTPAEMARRLDDEQLRVPGPRTAQLRHRSLAAAIDWSYRLLCERERQLFARLSVFRGGADFPAVHAVCAEPDDSEDDTLDLLTALIDKSMVKVGHAAGDSSYRVLEPLRAYGRDRLPGDAALPRRHAAYFTALAEQAARGMRGPDEGAWVERTSPAVDNLRAAFEQVMADGDTELALRLVTALPEVLHIRVGYEAAGWAERALALATAEHPLYVPCVGAAARGAWNVGDFPRARRLAERAGGRNPPPGTARVAYPGDVLADVALYEGDAASALCHYETEVLRARRDGDPIRLVWTLYYVAVCHAVLRTPARGLPAAEESLQVAEATANPTARSMARYALGLALKKSDPDRALALFDEAEALAASVGNSWWRGVALMEAAATRAVHRDPAAAARALADVLDHWERVGDWTQQWLNLRYIIRLLVRLGHDEDAVVLHHCLLTAAKPSPLDTARLAGLRDRLDRGRYAAAATRGAGLSATEAVLHARAALRAA, from the coding sequence GTGCAGTTCCGGATCCTCGGACCGCTCGAGGTCGCCGGGGACGACGGTGTGCCCGTGGCCGTCGGCGGCCCGAAGCCGCGCGCCCTGCTCGCCGAGTTGTTGCTCCACCCCGGAGGCGTGGTGCCGACCGAGCGCCTGGTCGATGCTGTCTGGGGAGCAAAGCCGCCGCCGAACGCCGGCGTCGCCCTGCGCGCCTACGTTTCTCGGCTGCGTGCGGCCCTCCCCGCCGCCGAGGACGGGCCGCGGCTGCGCTACCGCGCACCCGGCTACCGGCTCGTGCTGACCGACGACGAGCTCGATGCCAGCGCGTTCACGCGGCTGGTCGCGGAGGCCCGCGAGTGCGCCACCGCGGGTGACCACGGCCGCGCGCTGAGCCTGCTCGACAGCGCGCTCGGATTGTGGCGCGGGGACGTGCTGGCGGAGTTCGACCCTCCAGCTCTCGGTGCCGAGGCGGATGTCGCGCGGCTCACAGAGCTGCGACTGCTCGCCGTAGAAGAGCGGGCCGAGACGATGCTGCACCTGGGACGGACACCAGAGGTGATCCCCGAGCTGGAGCCGCTGGTACGGCGCCATCCGGTTCGGGAACGGCTCAGCGTGCTTCTGATGCGGGCCCTCTATCTCAGCGGACGGCAGAGCGAGGCGCTGGAGGTGTTCCGGCGGCTGCGTCGGGTACTCGTCGACGAGCTGGGCGTGGAGCCGTCGGAACCGACCCGTGAAGTGCATCGTCAGCTGCTCGCGCACGATCCCGTGCTGATCCCGCCAGCCGCCGTGCGGCCGACCAACCTGCCGCGACGCGGCACCGGTTTCGTCGGCCGCACGGAGGAGCTCGCGCAGGTCACCGCGGCGCTGCGGTCGGCCCCGCTGGTGACGCTCACCGGTGCTGGCGGGGTCGGCAAGACCCGCCTGGCGCTCGAGGTGGCCGAGGCCGAGCGGGCTCGGTTCGCCAACGGGGTCTGGCTCTGCGAGCTGGCCCCACTGCCCGATGAAGGGCCGGTGAGCCACGCGGTGGCCGCCGCCCTACGCGTGCAGCAACGGCACGGGCTGACGATCGAGCAGACGGTGATCGAGTACCTCCGGCCACGGCAGTTGCTGCTGGTCCTGGACAACTGCGAGCACGTGCTCGACGCCGCGGCCCGGCTGGTACAGCAGGTCGTCGCTCAGTGCCCGGCGGTCGGTGTGCTGGCCACCAGTCGGGAGGCGCTCGGCGTGGACGGCGAGCAGGCGTGGCCGGTGCCGCCGCTGTCCGAGCACGACGCAGCCGCGCTCTTCGTGCAACGAGCGCGAGCGACCAGCCCGGGATTCCACCCGGACGGCGCCATCGACGGCTCGGTGGCCGACATCTGCCGACGCCTCGACGGCCTGCCGTTGGCCATCGAGCTGGTCGCGGCGCAGATGCGCGTGATGACCCCGGCGGAGATGGCCCGGCGGCTCGACGACGAACAGCTGCGCGTTCCGGGACCGCGGACGGCGCAGCTGCGCCACCGGAGCCTGGCTGCGGCGATCGACTGGTCCTACCGGCTGCTCTGCGAGCGCGAACGGCAGTTGTTCGCCCGGCTGTCGGTGTTCCGCGGTGGTGCCGACTTCCCCGCCGTGCACGCGGTGTGCGCGGAGCCCGACGACAGCGAGGACGACACTCTCGACCTGCTGACCGCGCTGATCGACAAGTCGATGGTCAAGGTCGGCCACGCTGCCGGAGACAGCAGCTACCGCGTCCTCGAGCCGCTGCGGGCGTACGGCCGGGATCGCCTCCCCGGAGACGCCGCGCTGCCCCGCCGACACGCCGCGTACTTCACAGCGCTGGCCGAGCAGGCGGCGCGCGGCATGCGCGGCCCGGACGAAGGGGCCTGGGTCGAGCGGACGAGTCCTGCGGTGGACAACCTGCGCGCGGCCTTCGAACAGGTCATGGCCGACGGAGACACCGAGCTGGCCCTGCGGCTGGTGACCGCACTGCCGGAGGTCCTCCACATCCGCGTCGGCTACGAGGCCGCCGGGTGGGCCGAACGGGCCCTCGCCCTCGCCACGGCCGAGCACCCGCTGTACGTCCCCTGCGTGGGCGCAGCCGCCCGCGGCGCATGGAACGTGGGCGACTTCCCGCGGGCCCGCCGGCTGGCCGAGCGAGCCGGCGGCCGCAACCCCCCACCCGGCACCGCCCGGGTGGCCTACCCCGGCGACGTGCTGGCCGACGTCGCGCTGTACGAAGGCGACGCCGCCTCGGCCCTGTGCCACTACGAGACGGAGGTGCTCCGCGCGCGGCGCGACGGCGACCCCATCCGCCTGGTCTGGACCCTGTACTACGTCGCCGTGTGTCATGCGGTCCTGCGCACGCCCGCCCGGGGCCTCCCCGCGGCCGAGGAGAGCCTGCAGGTGGCCGAGGCGACCGCCAACCCCACCGCCCGGTCGATGGCCCGGTACGCCCTCGGCCTCGCGCTCAAGAAGTCCGACCCCGACCGCGCGCTGGCGCTCTTCGACGAGGCGGAGGCTCTGGCCGCGTCGGTCGGCAACTCCTGGTGGCGGGGTGTCGCTCTGATGGAGGCGGCGGCCACCCGCGCCGTGCACCGCGACCCGGCTGCCGCCGCACGGGCACTCGCCGACGTCCTCGACCACTGGGAGCGGGTCGGCGACTGGACCCAGCAGTGGCTCAACCTCCGGTACATCATCCGGTTGCTGGTCCGGCTCGGCCACGACGAAGACGCCGTCGTCCTGCACCACTGTCTGCTCACGGCCGCGAAGCCCTCCCCCCTCGACACGGCGCGGCTGGCGGGGCTGCGCGACCGCCTCGACCGCGGGCGGTACGCCGCCGCCGCAACCCGGGGCGCCGGCCTGTCGGCCACCGAGGCCGTCCTCCACGCGCGCGCGGCGCTACGTGCCGCTTGA